Proteins encoded by one window of Bacillota bacterium:
- a CDS encoding NAD-dependent epimerase/dehydratase family protein yields the protein MDLAHLDWISRKRVLVTGGAGAIGSNLTKVLLSLGCPVVIVLDDLSASPRWNLPEFHNLLFVEGDVVDEAVLKRVFTEAPEVVFHLAAFFANQNSVDYPERDLITNGLGTLRVLEYSVMSRGVERFVYASSGCSIYGDEAPLPLREEYTSTHLSTPYQITKMLGELYCNFFHHHYGLKTVKARFFNSYGPGEVPGQYRNVIPNFIYWAMQGKPLPMTGTGEETRDFTYVDDLVDGLLRAAYYDVAVGREYNLSGDAEIRILDLADMVNRLTGNTAGVRHLPRRKWDTKTRIKASIERARQELGYEPKVPFEEGLRRTVQWFRDNWDRIVQAASFGPGMSSAVREQW from the coding sequence ATGGACTTAGCGCATCTGGATTGGATTTCGCGGAAAAGGGTGTTGGTGACGGGAGGGGCGGGCGCAATCGGAAGCAACCTCACAAAAGTTCTCCTGAGCTTGGGGTGCCCTGTTGTCATTGTGCTCGACGACCTGTCTGCGTCACCGCGGTGGAACTTACCCGAATTCCACAACCTCCTGTTCGTGGAAGGCGACGTGGTCGACGAGGCGGTTCTGAAGCGGGTTTTCACCGAAGCACCCGAGGTTGTCTTTCACCTCGCCGCGTTCTTCGCGAATCAGAACTCGGTCGATTACCCGGAAAGGGACCTTATAACCAACGGGCTAGGTACCTTGAGAGTGCTTGAGTACTCTGTGATGTCCAGGGGGGTTGAGCGCTTCGTGTATGCTTCTTCAGGATGCTCGATTTACGGGGACGAAGCTCCCCTGCCCCTCCGCGAGGAGTACACTTCGACTCACTTGAGTACGCCCTACCAGATCACCAAGATGTTGGGAGAATTATACTGCAATTTCTTCCACCACCATTACGGCCTGAAGACGGTTAAGGCCCGGTTTTTCAATTCGTATGGACCGGGGGAAGTCCCTGGTCAGTACCGGAACGTCATCCCTAACTTCATCTACTGGGCGATGCAGGGGAAGCCTTTGCCCATGACTGGTACGGGTGAGGAGACGCGTGACTTCACGTACGTGGACGACTTGGTGGATGGTCTCCTGCGTGCCGCTTACTACGATGTTGCGGTGGGGAGGGAGTACAACCTTTCCGGTGACGCAGAGATCCGGATCCTGGATTTGGCTGATATGGTGAACCGGCTGACGGGGAACACGGCGGGGGTGAGGCACCTGCCTCGCCGCAAGTGGGATACGAAGACGCGCATCAAGGCCTCCATAGAGAGGGCGCGGCAAGAGCTGGGCTATGAGCCTAAGGTGCCTTTTGAGGAAGGTCTCCGCCGCACCGTGCAGTGGTTCCGGGACAATTGGGACCGCATCGTGCAGGCGGCCAGCTTTGGCCCGGGCATGTCTTCGGCGGTGCGGGAGCAATGGTGA